The region CCGGAAGGAAGGTCAAATCAGAGGAAGCCGGATTTCATGACATGGCCATTTTTAAACAGGGAGTGACGCTGTAGGGAAAAAACGGTTTTTATGGCGGCAATTCTTGTAATTTCTTCTTGCATCTCCTGCCTGTCTGAGGTATACTGGATATTGGATATCGTATATACGGATAAAATTTGTATATGCGAATGATTAAGCAGGAGGTGTCCATGAAACTAAACAGAACCACGCTGCGCACCGTAGAGATACTGAAATTGGTGTCGAAAAAGCCGGACGGCATTACCCTGGATGAGATATGCGCAAAGCTGGACATGCCTAAGACCAGCGCCTACGATATCGTGACCACTCTGGTACAGACCGGCATGATTCATGTGGCAAGGGAGCAGAAGCAGAGATATACCATCGGCCTGACAGCCTACCGGATTGGAATTAACTATACAAATAACCTGGACTTTATCAGTACCATTGACCCGGTGCTCAAGGCATTTTCCAAAGAGGTGGGGAAGACCGTGTTCTTCGGGATACGTTCGGATGATTCCATTGTGTATATTTGCAAGTTTGAGCCGGAGAATCCCATCATCACCACGGCGACTGTTGGAACGAAGAACCCCATTTACTGCACATCACTTGGCAAGGCGATTATGGCCTACACGGAGGATGAGGACCGGGACGGCGTATTGTCCCGCATCAGTTTTAAGAAGCACACGGATAGAACCATATGCACCAGGGAAGAATTTGAGAGGGAGCTTGAGTCTGTGCGGGAAAAGGGATACGCCTTTGACGCCAGGGAACTGGAAGAACACATGGAATGTGTAGGAGCTCCCGTATTTGGGCAGGATGGTAATGTGATGGGAGCCATCAGTGTCTCCAGCCTGTATAAACCCACAGAGGATTATGATGCCCTGGGACGCCTGGTAAGCGATAAGGGAGCCCAGCTGTCACGTCTGCTGGGATACATCAGACATGTATAGGAAAATAAACTTACATTTTTACCTGTTTTGCTGTTGACAAATCATGTGACAGCGATTAGAATTTAAATATACAAATCGTAATTATGAAATTGATTCGCATATGCGAATTTAAAGAGAAGGAGAATGAAGATGAAGAAAGAACAAGTTTTAGCAAGAATGAAAGAAGACTGTCTGGTTGCTGTTGTTCGCGCAAAGAACTATGAGCAGGGCGAGAAGGTAGTTGACGCCATCATCGCAGGCGGCATCAACTTCATCGAGCTTACCATGACCATGGATGACGGAGATCCGGTTGGCTTCATCAAACTGATGGCTGAAAAGTATAAAGGCAATGACAAGATTGTAATCGGCGCCGGCACCGTACTGGATCCTGAGACTGCAAGGGCCTGCATCCTGGCCGGAGCCAACTACATCGTAAGCCCGGGCCTTAACGTGGACACCATCCGTCTGTGCAACCGTTACAGAGTGCCCATGCTGCCAGGCGTTATGACTCCAACCGAGGCCATCACCGCTATGGAAGCCGGCTGTGACATTATCAAGATTTTCCCGGGCAACATCGTGGGACCTGCAGCTATCAGCTCCTTTAAGGGACCCCTTCCACAGGGCGAGTTCATGCCGTCCGGCGGCGTAGACGTGGATAATGTTGACAAGTGGATCAAGGCCGGCGCTTACGCAGTGGGAACAGGAAGCAGCCTGACAAAGGGTGCCAAGACAGGCGACTTTGCAGCCGTTACAGCTAAGGCACAGGAGTTCGTGGCAGCTGTTGCAGCGGCAAGGGCATAGATTTTACCGTATATAAGAATTATTCCAAATATCATTAAGAAGAGATTAAAGGAGAATTATACAATGGCAAAGATTGTTACCATGGGCGAAATCATGTTAAGATTATCCACCCCAAACAATGAGAAGTTCATCCAGGCAGACGAGTTCGACATCAATTACGGCGGCGGCGAGGCAAACGTGGCAGTTTCACTTGCAAACTACGGTCATGAGGCTGAATTCATTACCGCGGTTCCGGCTAACCCCATTGGCGAGTGCGCAGTGGCCGCACTGAGAAAGTACAATGTAGGTACAAAGCACATTGCCAGAAGCGGCGAGAGACTGGGCATCTACTTCCTGGAGACAGGCTCTGCCATGAGAGCTTCCAACGTGGTCTATGACCGTGCTCACAGCTCCATCTCCACAGCGACAGCGGATCAGTTCAACTTTGATGAGATTTTTGCAGATGCTGACTGGTTCCACTTTACCGGAATCACACCGGCTGTCAGCGATGCGGCCATTGAGCTCACCGAGGCAGCATTAAAGGCAGCCAAGGCACACAATGTAACCGTGTCCGTTGACTTAAACTTCCGCAAGAAACTGTGGTCCTCTGAGAAGGCTCAGAAGGTCATGACCAACCTGATGCAGTACGTTGATGTCTGCATCGGCAATGAAGAAGATGCAGAGAAGGTTCTGGGCTTCAAGCCGGGCAACACCGATGTTACCTCCGGCGAGCTGGAGCTGGCAGGATACGTTGACATTTTCAACCAGATGGCTGATAAGTTCGGCTTTAAGTATATCATCAGCTCCCTGCGGGAGAGCCACAGCGCTTCCGACAACGGCTGGTCTGCCTGCATCATGGATGGAAAGACACGCGAGTTCTACCATTCCAGAAAGTACCACATCACACCTATCGTTGACCGTGTAGGCGGCGGCGACTCCTTCGCGGCAGGTTTAATCTGCGGTCTGGTGGATGGCAAGGATATGAAGGCAGCCCTGGAGTATGCAGTAGCTGCTTCAGCATTAAAGCACACCATTCCCGGCGACTTCAACCTGGTAACCAGGGCAGATGTTGAGAATCTGGCCGGCGGCGACGGTTCAGGCCGTGTTCAGAGATAAATCAGGATATTGACAATCAGAAATCAGAGACGGCTAATCCTTTTCAGAGGTATTAGCCGTTTCTTATATGACAAGGAGATATGATATGGTAGAGACAAACGGCAGGAATTTTGACCTTCTTACCTTGGGACAGGTGCTTCTCAGGCTGTCACCCCCAGATAACGAGCGTCTGTCCAGAGGCGACACCTTTGTCAAGCAGGTGGGCGGGGCAGAGTTAAACGTGGCAGTGGGAGCGGCCCTTCTGGGACTTCACACAGGCGTTATATCCAAGCTTCCGGCCCATGATATAGGAAGCTTTATGAAAGGAAAGATTCGTTCCTTCGGGGTCAGCGACGACTTCTTTATGTATGACCAGTCCTCCGCAGCCAGGGTTGGCATTTACTATTATGAAAACGGCGCTTATCCCAGAAAGCCCAAAGTGATTTATGACCGCAAC is a window of Enterocloster clostridioformis DNA encoding:
- a CDS encoding sugar kinase, translated to MAKIVTMGEIMLRLSTPNNEKFIQADEFDINYGGGEANVAVSLANYGHEAEFITAVPANPIGECAVAALRKYNVGTKHIARSGERLGIYFLETGSAMRASNVVYDRAHSSISTATADQFNFDEIFADADWFHFTGITPAVSDAAIELTEAALKAAKAHNVTVSVDLNFRKKLWSSEKAQKVMTNLMQYVDVCIGNEEDAEKVLGFKPGNTDVTSGELELAGYVDIFNQMADKFGFKYIISSLRESHSASDNGWSACIMDGKTREFYHSRKYHITPIVDRVGGGDSFAAGLICGLVDGKDMKAALEYAVAASALKHTIPGDFNLVTRADVENLAGGDGSGRVQR
- a CDS encoding IclR family transcriptional regulator is translated as MKLNRTTLRTVEILKLVSKKPDGITLDEICAKLDMPKTSAYDIVTTLVQTGMIHVAREQKQRYTIGLTAYRIGINYTNNLDFISTIDPVLKAFSKEVGKTVFFGIRSDDSIVYICKFEPENPIITTATVGTKNPIYCTSLGKAIMAYTEDEDRDGVLSRISFKKHTDRTICTREEFERELESVREKGYAFDARELEEHMECVGAPVFGQDGNVMGAISVSSLYKPTEDYDALGRLVSDKGAQLSRLLGYIRHV
- a CDS encoding bifunctional 2-keto-4-hydroxyglutarate aldolase/2-keto-3-deoxy-6-phosphogluconate aldolase encodes the protein MKKEQVLARMKEDCLVAVVRAKNYEQGEKVVDAIIAGGINFIELTMTMDDGDPVGFIKLMAEKYKGNDKIVIGAGTVLDPETARACILAGANYIVSPGLNVDTIRLCNRYRVPMLPGVMTPTEAITAMEAGCDIIKIFPGNIVGPAAISSFKGPLPQGEFMPSGGVDVDNVDKWIKAGAYAVGTGSSLTKGAKTGDFAAVTAKAQEFVAAVAAARA